The following are from one region of the Apostichopus japonicus isolate 1M-3 chromosome 17, ASM3797524v1, whole genome shotgun sequence genome:
- the LOC139954667 gene encoding uncharacterized protein translates to MPIHDEIQQSLTFSEKISLKRLTMLMVRGKRGRGVPILLSSSLKQSLDMLAEHNKDREFLFSRVTDKSLTPLRGYVAMAELASAAKPKLKQPNNIRCTKLRKHLATMSQLLNLNDSELEQLANHMGHDINVHRDYYRLPMEALILAKVSKMLTLSSQEGKIHQYQGKSLDEITVHPDEQLVTASQSDDDDDDNDGDEEDTKDDDNDDDGKHDDEDDDDDGADEDDDDGADDDDVEADDKKARNSKATCRPKYTRWSGVEEKFLFRQKEIKTLMATRRAPGKSICLLIKQRSKGLLDGKTWLDLKNKVHNTNRLEKLKLQKQC, encoded by the coding sequence ATGCCCATTCATGATGAAATTCAGCAATCCTTGACATTCTCAGAGAAGATAAGCCTGAAAAGACTCACAATGCTGATGGTGAGGGGAAAGCGTGGACGAGGAGTTCCTATCCTACTGAGTTCATCCCTAAAGCAGAGCCTTGATATGCTAGCAGAACATAACAAGGACAGGGAGTTCTTGTTTTCCCGTGTGACTGACAAGTCATTAACACCTCTCCGTGGCTATGTGGCAATGGCTGAATTAGCCAGTGCTGCCAAACCAAAGTTGAAGCAGCCTAATAATATCAGGTGCACTAAATTGAGAAAACACCTAGCGACAATGTCCCAACTTCTCAATTTGAATGATAGCGAGCTAGAACAACTTGCTAACCACATGGGGCACGATATTAACGTCCATCGTGATTATTACCGCCTGCCAATGGAGGCACTCATCCTTGCAAAAGTAAGCAAGATGCTCACATTGTCGTCACAAGAAGGAAAAATACATCAATATCAAGGGAAGTCGCTTGATGAAATCACTGTGCATCCAGATGAGCAATTGGTAACAGCCTCTCagagtgatgatgatgatgacgataatgatggtgatgaagaGGACACcaaagatgatgataatgatgatgatggtaaacatgatgatgaggatgatgatgatgatggtgctgatgaggatgatgatgatggtgctgatgatgatgatgttgaagCTGATGACAAGAAAGCCAGAAATTCTAAGGCCACATGTCGTCCAAAATACACACGGTGGAGTGGTGTGGAAGAGAAATTCCTCTTTAGGCAGAAGGAAATCAAGACCCTCATGGCTACAAGAAGAGCTCCTGGAAAATCGATTTGCTTGCTAATAAAGCAACGAAGTAAAGGCCTCCTAGATGGGAAGACTTGGCTGGACTTGAAGAACAAAGTCCATAATACCAACAGAttagaaaaattaaaacttcagaAGCAATGTTGA